A single Glycine soja cultivar W05 chromosome 14, ASM419377v2, whole genome shotgun sequence DNA region contains:
- the LOC114384299 gene encoding DUF21 domain-containing protein At1g55930, chloroplastic-like isoform X2 — MMALESWVLSHQVFTSSSRLFYPAHENRRKSLPIKVLGRNTRYPFPFVPNCVAPSTFARLQASSFGTDAKLLDRTKLRCLGSSSDCLSDRNAVSKANLNFIQELLKRGIILAATVCGVLVFGCSRVFAVEGVANAGYGVFGQSILLLTNTWPKVLQVLRIFKEQGLVLAVLLGLSAFFSMAETSITTLWPWKVRELAEKEPENGVFRLLRSDVTRFLTTILIGTTVVNIGATALVTEAATAMFGEAGISAATGVMTVAILLLTEITPKSIAVHNATEVARFVVRPVAWLSLVLYPVGRIVTYLSMGMLKLLGLKGRSEPYVTEDELKLMLRGAELSGAIEEEEQDMIENVLEIKDTHVREVMTPLVDVVAIDASSSLVDFHHLWVTHQYSRVPVFEQRVDNIMGIAYAMDLLDYVQKGELLESTTVGDMAHKPAYFVPDSMSVWNLLREFRIRKVHMAVVLNEYGGTVGIVTLEDVVEEIVGEIFDENDSKEEIQKKTGYIVMRAEGVFDVDANTSIDQLSEDLNIKMPEGHQYETVSGFVCEAFGYIPRTGECIKVVLEREDEDDNNESNADQQDQKEKNQIFKLEILAGNARKVSAVRFERINNNDEMLETKVTRMVPKIMKRKWSSDENSDNDAEYDGDTFAKRPQDDIPSEYLVDQENSNRG, encoded by the exons ATGATGGCACTCGAATCTTGGGTTCTCAGTCACCAAGTGTTCACCTCCAGTTCCAGATTGTTTTACCCTGCGCATGAGAATCGGCGAAAGAGCTTACCAATCAAAGTTTTGGGTAGAAACACTAGATACCCATTTCCCTTTGTGCCCAATTGTGTTGCTCCATCCACTTTTGCAAGGCTTCAGGCTTCAAGTTTTGGAACAGATGCCAAGTTACTAGATAGAACTAAGTTGAGGTGTTTAGGTAGTAGCAGCGATTGTTTGAGCGATAGAAATGCCGTTTCCAAAGCCAATTTGAACTTTATACAGGAATTGTTAAAGAGGGGAATCATCCTGGCTGCAACTGTTTGTGGGGTATTGGTGTTTGGATGTTCACGAGTTTTCGCCGTTGAAGGGGTTGCGAATGCAGGATATGGTGTTTTTGGACAGAGCATTCTTTTGCTTACGAATACATGGCCTAAAGTGTTGCAAGTTCTTCGTATATTTAAGGAGCAAGGTTTGGTGCTGGCAGTGCTTTTGGGCCTTTCAGCTTTTTTCTCGATGGCAGAGACTTCAATCACTACACTTTGGCCTTGGAAG GTTCGTGAGTTGGCCGAAAAGGAGCCTGAAAATGGCGTCTTCAGACTACTCCGAAGTGATGTTACTCGGTTCCTTACAACAATACTTATTGGCACAAC GGTGGTCAATATTGGGGCAACTGCTCTGGTCACTGAAGCAGCAACTGCTATGTTTGGTGAAGCTGGTATCAGTGCAGCAACAGGAGTGATgact gttgccaTTTTGCTTCTCACTGAAATCACTCCAAAAAGCATAGCTGTTCATAATGCCACAGAAGTGGCTCGGTTTGTG GTCAGGCCAGTGGCATGGCTTTCCTTGGTGTTGTACCCTGTAGGAAGAATTGTTACCTATCTTTCAATGGGGATGCTGAAATTGCTTGGCCTAAAAGGAAGAAG TGAGCCATATGTAACTGAAGATGAGCTAAAATTGATGCTAAGAGGTGCAGAATTAAGTGGGGCAATAGAGGAGGAAGAACAG GATATgattgaaaatgtgttagagATAAAAGACACACATGTCAGAGAAGTTATGACGCCTCTTGTTGAtgttgttgcaattgatgcaagtTCAAGCCTGGTAGACTTTCATCACTTGTGGGTCACACATCAGTACTCAAG AGTACCTGTTTTTGAGCAACGTGTTGATAATATAATGGGTATAGCTTATGCAATGGATCTGCTGGATTATGTTCAAAAG GGTGAGTTGCTAGAAAGTACTACAGTTGGAGATATGGCTCACAAGCCTGCTTATTTTGTACCTG ATTCAATGTCTGTTTGGAATCTTCTTAGAGAGTTCAGAATCAGGAAGGTTCACATGGCAGTTGTTCTTAATGAGTATGGTGGAACTGTGGGG ATTGTAACTCTTGAAGATGTTGTTGAGGAAATTGTTGGTGAAATCTTTGATGAAAATGACTCAAAG GAGGAGATACAGAAAAAAACTGGCTACATAGTAATGCGAGCTGAGGGTGTTTTTGATGTGGATGCAAACACTTCCATTGATCAGCTCTCTGAAGATTTGAACATCAAGATGCCAGAG GGTCACCAATATGAGACGGTATCAGGCTTTGTGTGTGAAGCATTTGGATACATTCCAAGGACAGGTGAGTGCATCAAAGTAGTTCTTGAAAgggaagatgaagatgataacaatgagtCCAATGCTGACCAGCAAGATCAGAAGGAGAAGAACCAGATTTTCAAACTTGAG ATACTAGCTGGAAATGCCAGAAAGGTGAGCGCTGTTCGGTTTGAACGcataaataataatgatgaaatGTTGGAGACTAAAGTAACTCGCATGGTCcccaaaatcatgaaaagaaaatGGAGCAGTGATGAGAACTCGGACAATGATGCAGAATATGACGGAGATACATTTGCAAAGAGACCACAGGATGACATTCCTAGTGAATATTTAGTTGATCAGGAAAATTCTAACAGAGGTTAA
- the LOC114384299 gene encoding DUF21 domain-containing protein At1g55930, chloroplastic-like isoform X1, translating to MMALESWVLSHQVFTSSSRLFYPAHENRRKSLPIKVLGRNTRYPFPFVPNCVAPSTFARLQASSFGTDAKLLDRTKLRCLGSSSDCLSDRNAVSKANLNFIQELLKRGIILAATVCGVLVFGCSRVFAVEGVANAGYGVFGQSILLLTNTWPKVLQVLRIFKEQGLVLAVLLGLSAFFSMAETSITTLWPWKVRELAEKEPENGVFRLLRSDVTRFLTTILIGTTVVNIGATALVTEAATAMFGEAGISAATGVMTVAILLLTEITPKSIAVHNATEVARFVVRPVAWLSLVLYPVGRIVTYLSMGMLKLLGLKGRSEPYVTEDELKLMLRGAELSGAIEEEEQDMIENVLEIKDTHVREVMTPLVDVVAIDASSSLVDFHHLWVTHQYSRVPVFEQRVDNIMGIAYAMDLLDYVQKGELLESTTVGDMAHKPAYFVPDSMSVWNLLREFRIRKVHMAVVLNEYGGTVGIQNRCNKTKSLSGYKIVTLEDVVEEIVGEIFDENDSKEEIQKKTGYIVMRAEGVFDVDANTSIDQLSEDLNIKMPEGHQYETVSGFVCEAFGYIPRTGECIKVVLEREDEDDNNESNADQQDQKEKNQIFKLEILAGNARKVSAVRFERINNNDEMLETKVTRMVPKIMKRKWSSDENSDNDAEYDGDTFAKRPQDDIPSEYLVDQENSNRG from the exons ATGATGGCACTCGAATCTTGGGTTCTCAGTCACCAAGTGTTCACCTCCAGTTCCAGATTGTTTTACCCTGCGCATGAGAATCGGCGAAAGAGCTTACCAATCAAAGTTTTGGGTAGAAACACTAGATACCCATTTCCCTTTGTGCCCAATTGTGTTGCTCCATCCACTTTTGCAAGGCTTCAGGCTTCAAGTTTTGGAACAGATGCCAAGTTACTAGATAGAACTAAGTTGAGGTGTTTAGGTAGTAGCAGCGATTGTTTGAGCGATAGAAATGCCGTTTCCAAAGCCAATTTGAACTTTATACAGGAATTGTTAAAGAGGGGAATCATCCTGGCTGCAACTGTTTGTGGGGTATTGGTGTTTGGATGTTCACGAGTTTTCGCCGTTGAAGGGGTTGCGAATGCAGGATATGGTGTTTTTGGACAGAGCATTCTTTTGCTTACGAATACATGGCCTAAAGTGTTGCAAGTTCTTCGTATATTTAAGGAGCAAGGTTTGGTGCTGGCAGTGCTTTTGGGCCTTTCAGCTTTTTTCTCGATGGCAGAGACTTCAATCACTACACTTTGGCCTTGGAAG GTTCGTGAGTTGGCCGAAAAGGAGCCTGAAAATGGCGTCTTCAGACTACTCCGAAGTGATGTTACTCGGTTCCTTACAACAATACTTATTGGCACAAC GGTGGTCAATATTGGGGCAACTGCTCTGGTCACTGAAGCAGCAACTGCTATGTTTGGTGAAGCTGGTATCAGTGCAGCAACAGGAGTGATgact gttgccaTTTTGCTTCTCACTGAAATCACTCCAAAAAGCATAGCTGTTCATAATGCCACAGAAGTGGCTCGGTTTGTG GTCAGGCCAGTGGCATGGCTTTCCTTGGTGTTGTACCCTGTAGGAAGAATTGTTACCTATCTTTCAATGGGGATGCTGAAATTGCTTGGCCTAAAAGGAAGAAG TGAGCCATATGTAACTGAAGATGAGCTAAAATTGATGCTAAGAGGTGCAGAATTAAGTGGGGCAATAGAGGAGGAAGAACAG GATATgattgaaaatgtgttagagATAAAAGACACACATGTCAGAGAAGTTATGACGCCTCTTGTTGAtgttgttgcaattgatgcaagtTCAAGCCTGGTAGACTTTCATCACTTGTGGGTCACACATCAGTACTCAAG AGTACCTGTTTTTGAGCAACGTGTTGATAATATAATGGGTATAGCTTATGCAATGGATCTGCTGGATTATGTTCAAAAG GGTGAGTTGCTAGAAAGTACTACAGTTGGAGATATGGCTCACAAGCCTGCTTATTTTGTACCTG ATTCAATGTCTGTTTGGAATCTTCTTAGAGAGTTCAGAATCAGGAAGGTTCACATGGCAGTTGTTCTTAATGAGTATGGTGGAACTGTGGGG ATCCAAAATCGTTGTAATAAAACCAAAAGTCTTTCTGGTTACAAG ATTGTAACTCTTGAAGATGTTGTTGAGGAAATTGTTGGTGAAATCTTTGATGAAAATGACTCAAAG GAGGAGATACAGAAAAAAACTGGCTACATAGTAATGCGAGCTGAGGGTGTTTTTGATGTGGATGCAAACACTTCCATTGATCAGCTCTCTGAAGATTTGAACATCAAGATGCCAGAG GGTCACCAATATGAGACGGTATCAGGCTTTGTGTGTGAAGCATTTGGATACATTCCAAGGACAGGTGAGTGCATCAAAGTAGTTCTTGAAAgggaagatgaagatgataacaatgagtCCAATGCTGACCAGCAAGATCAGAAGGAGAAGAACCAGATTTTCAAACTTGAG ATACTAGCTGGAAATGCCAGAAAGGTGAGCGCTGTTCGGTTTGAACGcataaataataatgatgaaatGTTGGAGACTAAAGTAACTCGCATGGTCcccaaaatcatgaaaagaaaatGGAGCAGTGATGAGAACTCGGACAATGATGCAGAATATGACGGAGATACATTTGCAAAGAGACCACAGGATGACATTCCTAGTGAATATTTAGTTGATCAGGAAAATTCTAACAGAGGTTAA
- the LOC114385485 gene encoding zinc finger CCCH domain-containing protein 18-like isoform X1 translates to MDSPYTSIVFDKIQKFEPENARKIIGYLFFQGHGEQEMAKLASCPDYFIREVAVQARKELQRLAAKPDMLAMSLTVNPQHGLSDLSVISPRTPTSPNFQVPPPYWDPQSAGNVNPDFMGMNYLDSIVELQKQTQMLTLENQIDAVKTGTGGIANDYYGLDASAANLGGKAGRRFSEFPMKICHYFNKGFCKHGTSCRFYHGQVVPENFSQMYGNDAISEDQVISPGSLAQLESEIIELLRTKGGPMSIASLPMAYYDKYKKVLQADGYLTESQRHGKSGYSLTKLLARLNNSIRLIGRPHGQHSVVLAEDAPTQMQKGDFARNISASRQIYLTFPADSTFTEDDVSNYFNTFGPVADVRIPNQQRRMFGFVTFVHSETVKTVLDKGNPHCVRGSRVLVKPYQEKAKVNERKYTDRIEHPVCYSPHYVDIDTELNSIPRSFGNHISIRRQLQLIEEEEQGRSLELKKRSLAQLPFAQKYFFSSPHFGFSMDESRISDDHFNFQPAEESFSFPLHAKSRHTDSNYSDEDSNQGLNLPDSPFAFPLDSGM, encoded by the exons ATGGATTCTCCCTACACAAGTATAGTCTTTGATAAAATTCAGAAATTTGAGCCAGAGAATGCTAGAAAGATAATTGGCTATCTCTTCTTTCAAGGCCATGGAGAACAAGAAATGGCTAAATTGGCTTCATGCCCTGACTATTTCATCCGTGAAGTGGCAGTTCAGGCTAGAAAGGAACTCCAAAGGTTGGCTGCTAAACCAGATATGCTTGCAATGTCACTTACTGTAAACCCTCAGCATGGTTTAAGTGATTTATCAGTAATCTCCCCTAGAACTCCTACTTCACCAAACTTTCAGGTGCCTCCTCCCTATTGGGATCCACAATCTGCTGGCAATGTCAATCCGGACTTTATGGGAATGAATTACTTGGATTCTATTGTAGAACTTCAGAAGCAGACACAGATGCTTACTTTGGAGAATCAAATAGATGCTGTAAAAACTGGGACTGGAGGGATTGCCAATGATTACTATGGCTTAGATGCTTCTGCTGCCAATTTGGGTGGAAAAGCTGGGAGAAGGTTTTCTGAATTTCCAATGAAGATATGTCACTATTTCAACAAAGGATTCTGTAAGCATGGAACTAGCTGCAGATTCTATCATGGGCAAGTTGTCCCTGAGAATTTCTCTCAGATGTATGGAAATGATGCTATTAGTGAGGATCAGGTGATTTCACCGGGGTCACTGGCACAGTTAGAGTCTGAAATTATTGAGCTCCTAAGAACAAAAGGTGGTCCAATGTCAATTGCTTCCCTGCCAATGGCATACTAcgataaatataaaaaggtaCTGCAAGCAGATGGTTATTTAACCGAGAGCCAGAGGCATGGTAAGTCTGGCTATAGTTTGACGAAGCTTCTTGCACGACTGAACAATAGTATTCGGCTAATAGGCAG ACCTCATGGACAGCATTCAGTGGTTCTGGCAGAAGATGCTCCCACACAAATGCAAAAGGGAGATTTTGCTCGAAATATCAGTGCTTCACGGCAAATATATCTGACGTTCCCAGCTGACAGCACTTTCACAGAGGATGATGTCTCAAACTACTTCAA CACATTTGGACCTGTTGCAGATGTCAGAATTCCTAACCAGCAGAGAAGGATGTTTGGATTTGTGACATTTGTTCATTCAGAAACTGTCAAAACTGTTTTGGATAAGGGCAATCCCCATTGTGTTCGGGGTTCTCGGGTGCTTGTGAAACCTTACCAGGAGAAGGCAAAGGTTAATGAAAG GAAGTACACAGATAGAATTGAGCACCCTGTTTGTTATTCACCACACTATGTAGATATCGACACTGAACTTAACTCAA ttcCAAGAAGTTTTGGGAACCATATATCCATTAGGAGACAGCTACAACTAATCGAAGAGGAAGAGCAGGGGCGATCCCTGGAACTTAAGAAGAGAAGTCTTGCACAGCTGCCGTTTGCCCAAAAATATTTCTTCAGTTCACCTCATTTTGGCTTCTCCATGGATGAGTCAAGGATTTCAGATG ATCACTTCAATTTCCAGCCTGCAGAAGAATCTTTCAGTTTTCCACTGCATGCCAAATCCAGGCATACAGACTCCAATTACTCTGATGAGGACAG CAATCAAGGACTCAATCTCCCGGACAGTCCATTCGCATTTCCACTAGATAGTGGGATGTAA
- the LOC114385485 gene encoding zinc finger CCCH domain-containing protein 18-like isoform X2 produces the protein MDSPYTSIVFDKIQKFEPENARKIIGYLFFQGHGEQEMAKLASCPDYFIREVAVQARKELQRTPTSPNFQVPPPYWDPQSAGNVNPDFMGMNYLDSIVELQKQTQMLTLENQIDAVKTGTGGIANDYYGLDASAANLGGKAGRRFSEFPMKICHYFNKGFCKHGTSCRFYHGQVVPENFSQMYGNDAISEDQVISPGSLAQLESEIIELLRTKGGPMSIASLPMAYYDKYKKVLQADGYLTESQRHGKSGYSLTKLLARLNNSIRLIGRPHGQHSVVLAEDAPTQMQKGDFARNISASRQIYLTFPADSTFTEDDVSNYFNTFGPVADVRIPNQQRRMFGFVTFVHSETVKTVLDKGNPHCVRGSRVLVKPYQEKAKVNERKYTDRIEHPVCYSPHYVDIDTELNSIPRSFGNHISIRRQLQLIEEEEQGRSLELKKRSLAQLPFAQKYFFSSPHFGFSMDESRISDDHFNFQPAEESFSFPLHAKSRHTDSNYSDEDSNQGLNLPDSPFAFPLDSGM, from the exons ATGGATTCTCCCTACACAAGTATAGTCTTTGATAAAATTCAGAAATTTGAGCCAGAGAATGCTAGAAAGATAATTGGCTATCTCTTCTTTCAAGGCCATGGAGAACAAGAAATGGCTAAATTGGCTTCATGCCCTGACTATTTCATCCGTGAAGTGGCAGTTCAGGCTAGAAAGGAACTCCAAAG AACTCCTACTTCACCAAACTTTCAGGTGCCTCCTCCCTATTGGGATCCACAATCTGCTGGCAATGTCAATCCGGACTTTATGGGAATGAATTACTTGGATTCTATTGTAGAACTTCAGAAGCAGACACAGATGCTTACTTTGGAGAATCAAATAGATGCTGTAAAAACTGGGACTGGAGGGATTGCCAATGATTACTATGGCTTAGATGCTTCTGCTGCCAATTTGGGTGGAAAAGCTGGGAGAAGGTTTTCTGAATTTCCAATGAAGATATGTCACTATTTCAACAAAGGATTCTGTAAGCATGGAACTAGCTGCAGATTCTATCATGGGCAAGTTGTCCCTGAGAATTTCTCTCAGATGTATGGAAATGATGCTATTAGTGAGGATCAGGTGATTTCACCGGGGTCACTGGCACAGTTAGAGTCTGAAATTATTGAGCTCCTAAGAACAAAAGGTGGTCCAATGTCAATTGCTTCCCTGCCAATGGCATACTAcgataaatataaaaaggtaCTGCAAGCAGATGGTTATTTAACCGAGAGCCAGAGGCATGGTAAGTCTGGCTATAGTTTGACGAAGCTTCTTGCACGACTGAACAATAGTATTCGGCTAATAGGCAG ACCTCATGGACAGCATTCAGTGGTTCTGGCAGAAGATGCTCCCACACAAATGCAAAAGGGAGATTTTGCTCGAAATATCAGTGCTTCACGGCAAATATATCTGACGTTCCCAGCTGACAGCACTTTCACAGAGGATGATGTCTCAAACTACTTCAA CACATTTGGACCTGTTGCAGATGTCAGAATTCCTAACCAGCAGAGAAGGATGTTTGGATTTGTGACATTTGTTCATTCAGAAACTGTCAAAACTGTTTTGGATAAGGGCAATCCCCATTGTGTTCGGGGTTCTCGGGTGCTTGTGAAACCTTACCAGGAGAAGGCAAAGGTTAATGAAAG GAAGTACACAGATAGAATTGAGCACCCTGTTTGTTATTCACCACACTATGTAGATATCGACACTGAACTTAACTCAA ttcCAAGAAGTTTTGGGAACCATATATCCATTAGGAGACAGCTACAACTAATCGAAGAGGAAGAGCAGGGGCGATCCCTGGAACTTAAGAAGAGAAGTCTTGCACAGCTGCCGTTTGCCCAAAAATATTTCTTCAGTTCACCTCATTTTGGCTTCTCCATGGATGAGTCAAGGATTTCAGATG ATCACTTCAATTTCCAGCCTGCAGAAGAATCTTTCAGTTTTCCACTGCATGCCAAATCCAGGCATACAGACTCCAATTACTCTGATGAGGACAG CAATCAAGGACTCAATCTCCCGGACAGTCCATTCGCATTTCCACTAGATAGTGGGATGTAA
- the LOC114385308 gene encoding transcription termination factor MTERF9, chloroplastic-like isoform X1: MAAVMPLYPYNPMLYFSTPSSFCSQFWILERERLGSARLKNLVKLAAHSNPRILKSNRKSKYGEALSLYDSDEDDEELDDDDNEDDDDDWLSDEEFSEPANLDVNNKRFKSKTTKGNDRQQEREWGLRSFDNEQSIRLPRSERVATLQRNESGKLPNRDTLQHSRNVKDKKYPQLSEEIPLDVKWLPLLDYLSTFGMKESHFVQMYERRMQSLQINVCSAQERLEYLLSIGVKQRDVRRILLRQPQILEYTVENNLKSHVAFLRGLGIPNSRIGQIIAAAPSLFSYSVENSLKPTVSYLIEEVGIKEKDLGKVIQLSPQILVQRIDISWNTRCMFLTKELGAPRDSIVKMVTKHPQLLHYSIDDGLLPRINFLRSIGMKNSDILKVLTSLTQVLSLSLEENLKPKYLYLVNELNNEVQSLTKYPMYLSLSLDQRIRPRHRFLVSLKKAPKGPFPLGSLVPTDECFCQQWAGTSLDKYLAFRQRLLLKKFAEKYERKM; this comes from the exons ATGGCGGCTGTTATGCCTCTCTATCCTTATAATCCAATGCTATACTTTTCGACTCCTTCGAGTTTTTGTTCTCAATTTTGGATTTTGGAGAGAGAGCGTTTGGGTTCTGCGAGGTTGAAGAATTTGGTGAAACTTGCAGCACATTCCAATCCGAGGATTCTCAAGAGCAACAGGAAGTCAAAGTATGGAGAGGCACTGTCGCTGTACGATAGCGACGAAGACGATGAAGAATTGGACGACGACGACAACGAGGATGACGATGATGATTGGCTTTCTGAT GAGGAATTTTCTGAGCCTGCTAACTTAGATGTTAATAACAAGAGATTTAAGTCAAAGACAACTAAAG GAAACGATAGACAACAGGAACGGGAGTGGGGTTTGAGATCTTTTGACAATGAACAAAGCATTAGATTGCCTAGAAGTGAGAGAGTGGCAACCTTACAAAGAAATGAGAGTGGAAAGCTACCAAATCGTGATACA ttGCAGCATAGTAGAAAtgtaaaggataaaaaatatccGCAGTTGTCTGAGGAGATTCCTTTGGATGTGAAATGGTTACCACTTCTTGATTACTTAAGCACTTTTGGAATGAAGGAATCACACTTTGTCCAAATGTATGAGAGACGCATGCAATCACTTCaaattaatgtgtgttctgCACAGGAGAGGTTAGAATACTTGTTGAGTATTGGTGTTAAACAAAGAGATGTAAGAAGAATCCTTTTGAGGCAACCACAAATTCTTGAGTATACAGTGGAGAACAATTTGAAGTCTCATGTTGCTTTCTTGAGGGGCCTGGGCATACCTAATTCTAGAATAGGGCAAATCATTGCTGCTGCACCATCCTTGTTTTCTTATAGTGTTGAGAATTCGTTAAAACCTACAGTTAGTTATTTAATTGAGGAAGTTGGCATCAAGGAAAAAGATTTGGGTAAGGTCATTCAGCTTAGTCCCCAGATTCTTGTGCAGAGAATTGACATTTCATGGAATACTCGTTGTATGTTTCTTACCAAAGAGTTGGGTGCACCCAGAGATAGCATTGTGAAAATGGTGACAAAACATCCCCAACTTCTCCATTACAGCATAGATGATGGATTACTTCCAAGAATAAATTTCCTAAGGAGCATAGGAATGAAAAATTCAGACATCTTGAAAGTTTTGACTAGCCTAACACAG GTGCTATCTCTGTCCTTAGAGGAGAATCTAAAGCCCAAATATTTGTACTTGGTTAATGAACTTAACAATGAGGTGCAATCCTTGACCAAATACCCGATGTATCTTAGCTTATCTTTAGACCAGAGAATTCGTCCTCGTCATAGGTTCTTGGTTTCCCTAAAGAAAGCTCCAAAAGGACCATTTCCACTTGGATCTCTAGTTCCAACTGATGAATGCTTTTGCCAACAGTGGGCTGGAACTAGTTTAGATAAATATTTGGCATTTCGTCAGAGattattacttaaaaagtttgctgagaaatatgaaagaaaaatgtgA
- the LOC114385308 gene encoding transcription termination factor MTERF9, chloroplastic-like isoform X2 — protein sequence MAAVMPLYPYNPMLYFSTPSSFCSQFWILERERLGSARLKNLVKLAAHSNPRILKSNRKSKYGEALSLYDSDEDDEELDDDDNEDDDDDWLSDEEFSEPANLDVNNKRFKSKTTKGNDRQQEREWGLRSFDNEQSIRLPRSERVATLQRNESGKLPNRDTHSRNVKDKKYPQLSEEIPLDVKWLPLLDYLSTFGMKESHFVQMYERRMQSLQINVCSAQERLEYLLSIGVKQRDVRRILLRQPQILEYTVENNLKSHVAFLRGLGIPNSRIGQIIAAAPSLFSYSVENSLKPTVSYLIEEVGIKEKDLGKVIQLSPQILVQRIDISWNTRCMFLTKELGAPRDSIVKMVTKHPQLLHYSIDDGLLPRINFLRSIGMKNSDILKVLTSLTQVLSLSLEENLKPKYLYLVNELNNEVQSLTKYPMYLSLSLDQRIRPRHRFLVSLKKAPKGPFPLGSLVPTDECFCQQWAGTSLDKYLAFRQRLLLKKFAEKYERKM from the exons ATGGCGGCTGTTATGCCTCTCTATCCTTATAATCCAATGCTATACTTTTCGACTCCTTCGAGTTTTTGTTCTCAATTTTGGATTTTGGAGAGAGAGCGTTTGGGTTCTGCGAGGTTGAAGAATTTGGTGAAACTTGCAGCACATTCCAATCCGAGGATTCTCAAGAGCAACAGGAAGTCAAAGTATGGAGAGGCACTGTCGCTGTACGATAGCGACGAAGACGATGAAGAATTGGACGACGACGACAACGAGGATGACGATGATGATTGGCTTTCTGAT GAGGAATTTTCTGAGCCTGCTAACTTAGATGTTAATAACAAGAGATTTAAGTCAAAGACAACTAAAG GAAACGATAGACAACAGGAACGGGAGTGGGGTTTGAGATCTTTTGACAATGAACAAAGCATTAGATTGCCTAGAAGTGAGAGAGTGGCAACCTTACAAAGAAATGAGAGTGGAAAGCTACCAAATCGTGATACA CATAGTAGAAAtgtaaaggataaaaaatatccGCAGTTGTCTGAGGAGATTCCTTTGGATGTGAAATGGTTACCACTTCTTGATTACTTAAGCACTTTTGGAATGAAGGAATCACACTTTGTCCAAATGTATGAGAGACGCATGCAATCACTTCaaattaatgtgtgttctgCACAGGAGAGGTTAGAATACTTGTTGAGTATTGGTGTTAAACAAAGAGATGTAAGAAGAATCCTTTTGAGGCAACCACAAATTCTTGAGTATACAGTGGAGAACAATTTGAAGTCTCATGTTGCTTTCTTGAGGGGCCTGGGCATACCTAATTCTAGAATAGGGCAAATCATTGCTGCTGCACCATCCTTGTTTTCTTATAGTGTTGAGAATTCGTTAAAACCTACAGTTAGTTATTTAATTGAGGAAGTTGGCATCAAGGAAAAAGATTTGGGTAAGGTCATTCAGCTTAGTCCCCAGATTCTTGTGCAGAGAATTGACATTTCATGGAATACTCGTTGTATGTTTCTTACCAAAGAGTTGGGTGCACCCAGAGATAGCATTGTGAAAATGGTGACAAAACATCCCCAACTTCTCCATTACAGCATAGATGATGGATTACTTCCAAGAATAAATTTCCTAAGGAGCATAGGAATGAAAAATTCAGACATCTTGAAAGTTTTGACTAGCCTAACACAG GTGCTATCTCTGTCCTTAGAGGAGAATCTAAAGCCCAAATATTTGTACTTGGTTAATGAACTTAACAATGAGGTGCAATCCTTGACCAAATACCCGATGTATCTTAGCTTATCTTTAGACCAGAGAATTCGTCCTCGTCATAGGTTCTTGGTTTCCCTAAAGAAAGCTCCAAAAGGACCATTTCCACTTGGATCTCTAGTTCCAACTGATGAATGCTTTTGCCAACAGTGGGCTGGAACTAGTTTAGATAAATATTTGGCATTTCGTCAGAGattattacttaaaaagtttgctgagaaatatgaaagaaaaatgtgA
- the LOC114385309 gene encoding uncharacterized protein LOC114385309 isoform X2 → MEAAAASSSLSLLSLASVKTRSKVAQNCHVTQQRQRCNHVCVKNARRTRVTAVPVNVDDVTTVLDPAPVEVTWQIVVGAIAGVTPFVVAGIEFSKRIIAQKRCEVCGGSGLVLREKEKDYLRCPECVSFILVMRSYDKCMTANSSVSLVIPLQQCN, encoded by the exons ATGGAAGCAGCAGCAGCATCTTCTTCTTTGTCTCTGCTTTCGTTAGCGAGTGTGAAAACTAGGAGCAAAGTCGCACAGAACTGTCACGTGACTCAACAAAGACAACGTTGTAATCATGTTTGTGTTAAGAATGCAAGAAGAACAAGGGTGACTGCTGTGCCTGTGAATGTTGATGATGTAACCACAGTACTTGACCCTGCTCCAGTGGAAGTCACATGGCAAATTGTGGTTGGAGCTATAG CTGGGGTTACCCCTTTTGTGGTGGCAGGGATTGAATTTAGCAAAAGAATT ATAGCTCAAAAAAGATGCGAGGTGTGTGGAGGGTCAGGGCTTGTTCttagggaaaaggaaaaggactATCTCCGTTGCCCAGAATGTG tttctttcattttggtTATGAGGAGCTATGACAAGTGTATGACGGCAAATTCTAGCGTTTCTTTGGTAATTCCACTCCAGCAGTGTAATTGA